One genomic region from Chitinophagales bacterium encodes:
- a CDS encoding glycerol-3-phosphate dehydrogenase/oxidase: MQQNSSAATYTHPMSTFSANKRAQYLSKLQSQTFDLLVIGGGITGAGVALDAISRGLSVALIEKDDFAAGTSSKSTKLIHGGLRYLKQLEFSLVREVGRERAIIHRNAPHIVIPENMLLPIVKDGALGKKTTSLGLYVYDRLAGVRKEERRKMLSAKKTAKKEPLLRTDILKGGGIYKEYRTDDARLVVEVLKSAVERGTLALNYTKANAFIYENKKAVGIEATDTLSGEKMEIRAAKIINAAGPWVDELRRIDKSMNKKRLHLTKGVHLVVPFEKLPLKQSIYFDIEDGRMMFAIPRGKVTYLGTTDTNYNADIDSPDTSKADAEYLLNAVNYMLPEVNLKLQDVVSSWAGLRPLIHEEGKEPSELSRKDEIFRAKSGVISIAGGKLTGFRKMAERSVDIVCRELRRKNNKHCKKCKTDKIVLSGGSISTDLNNYIEDRHGEAKQIKADHDQIKELVLRYGSNTDQIINKAYELRKEISDPYELLLAAEIFYVIENEMVNTINDFMIRRTGRLYFQPQDIDKDLPIVEKYLSRFLNKDQATLEKEQAAFAKERKAVLAFRES; this comes from the coding sequence TTGCAGCAAAATTCAAGTGCTGCCACTTACACACATCCTATGAGTACATTTTCTGCCAATAAAAGAGCACAATATCTATCAAAATTACAATCCCAAACCTTTGATTTGCTGGTGATTGGCGGAGGCATTACCGGTGCCGGTGTTGCACTCGATGCCATCAGCAGGGGACTGTCGGTAGCACTGATTGAAAAAGATGATTTTGCAGCCGGTACCAGCAGCAAATCCACCAAGCTGATTCACGGTGGACTGCGCTACCTCAAGCAACTGGAATTTTCACTGGTTAGGGAAGTAGGTAGGGAACGTGCAATTATTCACCGCAACGCCCCGCATATCGTAATTCCAGAAAACATGCTGTTGCCCATTGTAAAAGACGGGGCACTGGGAAAGAAAACCACATCACTTGGCCTGTATGTGTATGATCGGCTGGCAGGAGTGCGCAAGGAAGAGCGCAGGAAAATGCTTTCGGCCAAAAAAACAGCTAAGAAAGAACCACTACTTAGAACGGATATTCTCAAAGGCGGAGGCATCTATAAAGAATACCGCACTGATGATGCCCGCCTGGTTGTGGAGGTGTTGAAATCTGCTGTTGAGCGGGGCACTTTGGCTTTAAACTACACAAAGGCCAATGCTTTTATTTATGAAAATAAAAAAGCGGTAGGTATTGAAGCCACTGATACTTTGAGCGGAGAAAAAATGGAAATCCGCGCAGCAAAGATCATCAATGCTGCCGGGCCCTGGGTGGATGAGTTGCGCAGGATTGACAAATCCATGAACAAAAAGCGCCTGCACCTGACCAAGGGCGTACACCTTGTGGTTCCTTTTGAAAAACTGCCACTCAAGCAAAGCATCTATTTTGACATTGAAGACGGACGAATGATGTTTGCCATTCCACGGGGAAAAGTAACCTACCTGGGAACTACCGATACCAATTACAATGCAGATATTGACAGCCCCGACACCAGCAAGGCGGATGCGGAATATTTGCTCAATGCGGTCAATTATATGTTGCCCGAAGTGAATTTAAAGCTGCAAGATGTGGTGTCGTCATGGGCAGGCCTGCGCCCTTTGATCCACGAAGAGGGCAAGGAACCATCGGAGCTTTCCAGAAAGGATGAAATATTCAGGGCAAAATCCGGTGTGATTTCCATTGCCGGGGGCAAATTAACGGGCTTTAGGAAAATGGCCGAACGCTCGGTGGACATAGTATGCAGGGAATTGCGCAGGAAAAACAACAAACACTGCAAAAAGTGCAAAACCGATAAAATTGTGCTCTCAGGAGGTTCAATATCCACTGATTTAAATAATTATATTGAAGACCGTCATGGAGAGGCCAAACAAATCAAGGCTGATCATGATCAAATAAAGGAACTGGTGCTGCGCTATGGTTCCAATACCGATCAGATCATCAACAAGGCCTATGAATTGCGAAAGGAAATTTCAGATCCCTATGAACTGCTTTTGGCAGCAGAAATATTTTATGTCATAGAAAACGAAATGGTCAATACGATCAATGATTTTATGATCCGCAGGACAGGACGCCTGTATTTCCAGCCACAGGATATCGACAAAGACCTTCCGATTGTTGAAAAATACCTCTCCCGCTTTTTAAACAAAGACCAAGCTACACTGGAAAAAGAACAAGCAGCCTTTGCCAAAGAGCGCAAAGCAGTTTTGGCTTTTAGGGAATCTTGA